The Coffea arabica cultivar ET-39 chromosome 3c, Coffea Arabica ET-39 HiFi, whole genome shotgun sequence genome contains a region encoding:
- the LOC140037755 gene encoding uncharacterized protein — protein sequence MASRAILRRQKIFSDYLNVSARSILSFQHLGHSQSTPTLESCGFSSLASSCSQFSDCSRDHNEVKVSNEELLKFTASGKLWHRSNGILLSGYGNRNLELISPTGVRLMSHSIRYASTATAKQPNLGSDDEEDEERVSKKRKEASPEECDEAVVGLSTAKAKAKSKRLHESQKVAKSVLQRVWATLLGIGPALRAVASMSREDWAQKLVHWKNEFKSTLQHYWLGTKLLWADVRISSRLLLKLAGGKNLSRRERQQLTRTTADIFRLVPFAVFIIVPFMEFLLPVFLKLFPNMLPSTFQDKMKEEEKLVRRLNARIEYAKFLQDTAKEMAKEVQNSRSGETRKTAVDLDEFLNRVRTGAGVSNEEILGFAKLFNDELTLDNISRPRLVNMCKYMGISPFGTDAYLRFMLRKRLKSIKNDDKLIQAEGVESLSEAELREDCRERGMLGLLSVEEMRQQLRDWLDLSLNHSVPSSLMILSRAFTVSGKVKPEEAVRATLSSLPDEVVDTVGTEDSVSERRRKLEFLEMEEELIKEEEEKEEEELARKKESVGSREDVALKEMTIPTAREAQERARARALDKRDQLCEISRALAVLASASSVSREREAFLRLVNKEIELYNSMVDKEGTEAEVEAMKAYRAARVETEDANEADTDEVSSALIDRVDAMLQNLEKEIDDVDAQIGDHWRVLDRDHDGKVTPEEVAAAAMYLKDTLGKEGVQELISNLSKDRGKCRYLPLACVHIMSLLCWFMFWVVC from the exons ATGGCTTCTAGAGCAATATTGAGGCGGCAGAAGATTTTCTCTGACTATTTGAATGTTTCGGCTCGATCTATTCTAAGTTTTCAACACTTGGGTCACAGCCAATCTACTCCTACTTTGGAGTCTTGTGGTTTTAGCTCTCTAGCAAGTAGTTGTTCTCAGTTTTCAGATTGTTCAAGGGATCATAATGAAGTTAAAGTCAGTAATGAGGAATTATTAAAATTCACAGCATCAGGGAAGCTTTGGCATAGAAGTAATGGAATCTTGCTGTCTGGTTATGGAAATAGAAATTTGGAGCTTATTTCTCCTACGGGAGTGAGGTTGATGTCACATTCAATACGTTATGCTTCTACAGCTACTGCAAAGCAACCTAATTTGGGTAGTGATGATGAAGAGGATGAGGAAAGGGtttcaaaaaagagaaaagaagctTCACCAGAGGAATGCGATGAAGCTGTAGTTGGTTTGAGTACGGCAAAGGCTAAAGCGAAATCAAAGCGGTTGCATGAATCTCAGAAAGTTGCTAAGTCTGTTCTACAAAGAGTTTGGGCCACACTTTTGGGAATTGGCCCGGCTTTGAGAGCTGTGGCTTCAATGAGCAG GGAGGACTGGGCTCAGAAACTTGTTCACTGGAAAAATGAGTTCAAATCAACACTGCAGCATTACTGGTTGGGCACTAAGCTCCTTTGGGCTGATGTGAGGATCAGTTCAAGATTGTTGTTGAAACTTGCAGGTGGGAAGAATCTCTCTAGGAGGGAGAGGCAGCAACTTACACGGACCACTGCTGATATTTTTAGACTTGTTCCTTTTGCTGTTTTTATTATTGTGCCATTCATGGAATTCTTGCTACCTGTATTCCTGAAGCTATTCCCAAATATGTTACCATCAACATTTCAAGACAAGATGAAAGAAGAG GAAAAATTGGTAAGAAGGCTCAATGCGAGAATAGAATATGCAAAATTTCTTCAGGATACTGCCAAAGAAATGGCGAAGGAAGTTCAGAACTCACGTAGTGGAGAAACAAGAAAGACAGCAGTAGATCTTGATGAATTTCTAAACAGG GTCAGAACAGGAGCTGGTGTCTCTAATGAGGAAATCTTGGGTTTTGCGAAGTTGTTCAATGATGAACTCACGTTAGACAATATAAGCAG ACCTCGGCTAGTGAATATGTGCAAGTATATGGGAATCAGTCCTTTTGGGACAGATGCTTATCTGCGTTTTATGCTTCGGAAGAGACTGAAAAG CATAAAGAATGATGATAAATTGATTCAAGCGGAAGGTGTGGAGTCTCTATCAGAGGCTGAACTCCGTGAAGACTGTAGAGAGCGTGGCATGCTAGGACTGCTTTCAGTGGAGGAAATGCGCCAACAG CTTCGTGACTGGTTAGATTTGTCACTCAATCACTCTGTGCCATCTTCACTTATGATCCTTTCAAG AGCTTTTACTGTTTCTGGGAAGGTGAAGCCTGAGGAAGCAGTACGGGCTACATTGTCTTCACTCCCTGATGAAGTTGTGGATACTGTGGGCACAGAAGACTCCGTTTCTGAGAGGAGAAGAAAACTAGAGTTCCTGGAGATGGAAGAGGAGCTCATCAAG gaggaggaagaaaaagaggaagaagagctAGCCAGAAAGAAGGAAAGTGTTGGTAGTCGAGAGGATGTGGCTTTGAAAGAGATGACTATTCCAACAGCTAGGGAAGCACAAGAACGAGCTAGAGCAAGAGCATTAGACAAGCGAGACCAGCTTTGCGAAATTAGTCGTGCATTGGCTGTTTTGGCTTCTGCTTCT TCTGTGAGCAGAGAGCGTGAAGCATTTCTGAGGCTTGTCAATAAAGAG ATCGAACTTTACAACAGCATGGTAGATAAAGAAGGCACAGAGGCTGAAGTAGAGGCAATGAAGGCATATAGAGCTGCTCGTGTTGAAACTGAAGATGCTAATGAAGCTGATACAGACGAGGTTTCATCTGCACTAATTGACAGG GTTGATGCCATGCTACAGAACCTTGAGAAAGAAATTGATGATGTGGATGCACAGATTGGTGATCATTGGCGAGTGCTTGACAG AGATCATGATGGGAAAGTTACTCCGGAGGAGGTGGCAGCTGCAGCGATGTACTTGAAAGAT
- the LOC140037754 gene encoding integrin-linked protein kinase 1-like translates to MDLAAQLKRGISRQFSTGSLRRSGKFSFRRQNSMDPRRNNLRFSFGRQSSLDPIRRSPTSEDGLSVPENLDSTMQLLFLACKGDVEGLQDLLDQGVDVNSIDLDGRTALHIAACEGHADVVKLLLSRKANIDARDRWGSTAAADAKYYGNNEVYNVLKARGAKAPKTRKTPMTVSNPREVPEYELNPMDIQIRRSDGISKGSYQVAKWNGTKVSVKILDKDSHSDPEIINAFRHELTLLEKVRHPNVVQFVGAVTQEIPMMILLEYHKGDLGCYLQKKGRLSPSKALRLALDIARGMNYLHECKPDPIIHCDLKPKNILLDCGGLLKVAGFGLIRLSNISPDRAKLLHPEIIDRASLYTAPEIYKDEIFDRTVDVYSYGVMLYEMLEGVPPFHPKPAEEVAKMMCLEGKRPTFKTKRNYPSELRELIEKCWSPESVMRPTFSEVIACMDRIVANCSKNGWWKDTFKLPWI, encoded by the exons ATGGATTTAGCAGCGCAGCTGAAGCGGGGAATATCGAGGCAATTCTCAACTGGGTCGTTGAGAAGAAGCGGGAAATTCAGTTTTCGGCGGCAGAATTCGATGGATCCCAGGCGGAATAATTTGCGCTTCAGTTTCGGACGCCAATCGTCGCTTGATCCGATCAGGAGAAGTCCGACGAGCGAGGACGGCTTGTCTGTGCCGGAGAATTTGGACTCCACAATGCAGCTTTTGTTCTTGGCTTGTAAAGGAGATGTCGAGGGCCTGCAGGATTTGTTGGATCAAGGGGTTGATGTTAACAGTATTGATTTGGATGGCAGGACTGCTCTGCATATTGCTGCTTGCGAAGGACATGCGGATGTTGTCAAGCTTTTGTTGAGTCGAAAGGCTAATATTGATGCCCGTGATCGATGGGGCAGCACG GCCGCAGCAGATGCCAAATACTATGGGAACAATGAAGTTTACAATGTTTTGAAGGCCCGTGGAGCCAAAGCTCCG AAAACCAGAAAGACACCAATGACTGTTTCTAATCCTCGGGAAGTTCCAGAGTATGAGCTCAATCCCATGGATATTCAAATCCGGAGAAGTGATGGTATCTCTAAG GGATCATATCAAGTAGCAAAATGGAATGGCACAAAAGTTTCAGTTAAGATACTTGACAAGGATAGCCATTCAGACCCTGAAATAAT AAATGCTTTCAGACATGAGTTGACGTTGTTAGAAAAGGTTCGGCATCCCAATGTTGTTCAGTTTgttggggctgtcacacaagaAATACCCATGATGATACTTCTAGAGTATCACAAA GGTGATTTAGGTTGCTATCTTCAAAAAAAAGGGCGATTAAGTCCATCCAAAGCTTTGAGACTTGCTCTCGATATTGCCAG GGGCATGAATTATCTTCATGAATGTAAACCAGACCCGATAATTCATTGCGATTTAAAGCCAAA AAATATTTTGCTGGATTGTGGAGGTCTGTTGAAGGTTGCAGGTTTTGGTTTGATCAGATTGTCAAATATTTCACCTGACAGAGCAAAATTGCTGCATCCTGAGATCATTGACCGTGCAA GTTTGTATACTGCGCCAGAGATTTACAAGGATGAAATATTTGATAGAACAGTGGATGTTTACTCCTATGGTGTGATGCTTTATGAG ATGTTGGAGGGAGTGCCACCTTTTCATCCTAAGCCTGCTGAAGAGGTGGCTAAAATGATGTGTTTAGAAGGAAAGAGACCAACTTTCAAGACAAAAAGAAATTATCCTTCAGAGCTAAGAGA gttgattgaaaaatgttggAGTCCAGAATCTGTGATGAGACCAACTTTCTCAGAGGTCATTGCGTGCATGGATAGAATTGTTGCCAACTGCTCAAAAAATGGATGGTGGAAGGACACGTTTAAGCTTCCTTG GATTTAA